The Lepeophtheirus salmonis chromosome 1, UVic_Lsal_1.4, whole genome shotgun sequence genome has a segment encoding these proteins:
- the LOC121122918 gene encoding activating signal cointegrator 1 complex subunit 2: MTTRCWSKFHPWRNDESKWIENSEYVEEDLKYLLGLEVDEFWSTVNDFHCNELLDSCLTGFPRSQDELILYSKQAKSILDKLYRRVFLVFLRLSTHKEKPFKSTDEFGKVIYNNYLISVPQIFDLCNLFSQGNSSLIKDMMENIFKHQPKYLSNDLPIAVGLMYKYIGNDVDVANLLDIFKTVYNFLCVFPKGAKVFYERGFHLKASEIYSQSLHKNSTQTAKKARHFLINSVHLIIEINLLRGASPSSSMDSNNKSTSELFHEYQDLLLHFVSEENFIVDYDTRFPVSEDLKLLQSMDPNLDIQAIEYILSGVSLGRDNLTKRIIMKSEIDHAKRSVNSTVLTVKETLPELGEGFILKCLEYYEDDPMKVVNALFEENLPPHLNEMDRSLELAPTPAPASAQPKRKTKMNAILDDHSFMDNANMKSFYEIRGLVSDSTLNGGEEGSENGDEYDDDYDDTYDDQDFGLREPDAHEERRAFVLPRALGGGHIGKTIYEKESEEEDENENSGTKPFDFCRNPQEVREERERKRLTKTGGKARVRDVVGNARGQGQDKSVLLNRARKTANKNKGQRIGADRKMSKGMF; encoded by the exons ATGACAACACGGTGCTGGAGTAAATTCCATCCTTGGAGAAATGACGAAAGTAAATGGATAGAAAATTCTGAATATGTAGAAGAAGATTTAAAGTACTTGCTTGGTCTAGAGGTGGATGAATTTTGGAGTACtgtaaat gattttcaTTGCAATGAACTCCTGGACTCTTGCCTCACAGGTTTCCCTAGATCCCAAGATGAACTCATCTTGTATTCTAAACAGGCCAAATCAATTTTGGATAAATTATATCGTAGagtttttcttgtatttttgag GTTGTCCACCCACAAGGAGAAGCCTTTCAAATCCACAGATGAATTTGGGAAagtcatttataataattacttaataagtGTTCCTCAAATTTTCGATCTTTGTAACTTATTTTCTCAGGGAAATAGTTCTCTCATAAAAGACATGATGGAGAATATATTTAAGCATCAACCAAAATATTTGAGCAATGACCTACCTATAGCTGTGGGAttgatgtacaaatatattgGAAATGATGTAGACGTGGCTAATTTGttggatatatttaaaactGTGTATAACTTTCTTTGTGTATTCCCTAAAGGAGCCAAAGTTTTTTATGAGCGAGGCTTTCATTTGAAAGCCTCCGAAATATATTCGCAATCCTTGCATAAAAACTCTACTCAGACTGCAAAAAAGGCtcgtcattttttaattaactctgTTCATCTTATCATTGA aaTCAATTTACTCCGAGGAGCTTCTCCTTCATCATCCATGGACTCCAATAATAAGTCAACATCAGAATTATTTCACGAGTACCAAGATCTTCTTTTGCATTTTGTGTCAGAGGAAAACTTCATAGTTGACTATGACACTAGGTTTCCTGTTTCTGAAGATTTGAAGCTGCTTCAGTCCATGGATCCTAATTTGGATATTCAGgcaattgaatatatattgagtGGTGTGTCTCTAGGAAGAGATAATCTTACAAAAAGGATAATCATGAAAAGTGAAATTGATCATGCAAAAAGATCTGTCAATAGTACAGTTCTTACCGTGAAGGAAACACTTCCGGAGCTTGGTGAGGGATTTATCCTCAAGTGTCTTGAGTATTACGAAGATGATCCAATGAAGGTTGTGAATGCTTTGTTTGAGGAGAATTTACCGCCTCATTTGAATGAGATGGATCGCTCACTCGAACTTGCACCCACACCAGCTCCTGCATCTGCACAACCTAAAAGAAAGACCAAAATGAATGCAATTCTTGATGATCATTCCTTCATGGATAACGCCaatatgaaatcattttatgaaattaggGGTTTGGTCTCGGATAGCACACTTAatggaggggaagaaggaagtGAGAATGGAGATGAATATGACGATGACTACGATGATACCTATGATGATCAAGATTTTGGATTGAGAGAGCCTGACGCTCATGAGGAAAGGAGAGCATTTGTTCTTCCTCGAGCCTTGGGTGGAGGTCATATAGGCAAAACTATCTATGAAAAAGAGAGTGAAGAAGAGGATGAAAATGAGAATTCCGGTACGAAGCCCTTTGATTTCTGTCGTAATCCCCAAGAAGTCAGAGAAGAAAGAGAGCGAAAACGACTTACTAAAACTGGGGGTAAAGCGCGTGTTCGGGATGTAGTTGGAAATGCTCGGGGTCAAGGCCAAGATAAATCTGTTCTATTAAATAGAGCTAGAAAGACTGCGAATAAAAATAAGGGCCAGAGGATTGGGGCTGATCGGAAAATGTCAAAGGGAATGTTTTAA